In one window of Photorhabdus laumondii subsp. laumondii DNA:
- a CDS encoding phage tail protein: MNQKNDFKAFSISNNANVVSQEGYEESQSLKTGFPPDHITIHLLNKALRQSSTITSVVASFIATYSGNDVLDDGDIAKLIVQLNRALEQKIGIAVPSASLTQKGVIQLTDTIGNSNTLAVTQKLVSDVNDNANNRLAKNQNGADIPDKSGFVKNLGLSETVELAKNAVSANGGNYPQYFRFKQVETLPTERNATMLVSLQGARPQNGLVGFTHYNWYDNYIKTGIVRGGNVNTYGYAIDINDKRVFSVSPEGLIEAASANINGNARFKQVETLPTERNATMLVSESGLRSTGTIVSYTLYNWYDNYAKAGIVRGGSANTYGYAIDINDKRVFSVSPAGLMEAASANIRGNAGVFNITHDTGKHAYFQFIEEAKRTAYVGFPSDGSPDFDICNEKKSSKLTIGRELAAYINNNRVFSVSPAGQIDAGSANLKGAGGIFNIIYDTGRHAYFQFVEGGKRTAYIGVPGDGSSDFDICNEKNYGRLTVGEKLKYNGNPIAVFNDNCIADTNGNLKISSPVVSIHPDGTYELTREAEGMTVERIETGKYRISGCNGFAKDGAWGIHGGTIVPADSNGLNLIWVCESVDPSNGNITIECYHRQNKDAPIFAQNKRVKSVNSDGEVIYYNDGELCDIPDGRVINVRVQLPEKS; the protein is encoded by the coding sequence ATGAATCAAAAAAATGATTTTAAAGCTTTTTCTATTAGTAATAATGCTAATGTGGTGAGTCAAGAAGGATATGAAGAAAGCCAGAGTTTAAAAACGGGATTTCCACCAGATCATATTACGATTCATTTACTAAACAAGGCGTTACGTCAGTCGTCAACCATAACATCTGTTGTGGCTAGTTTTATCGCAACATATTCCGGTAATGATGTTCTGGATGATGGGGATATAGCCAAACTTATTGTCCAATTAAATAGAGCATTAGAACAAAAAATCGGAATAGCAGTACCAAGTGCTTCATTAACACAAAAAGGTGTTATCCAGCTCACAGATACAATAGGTAATAGTAATACCCTCGCGGTAACGCAGAAACTGGTTTCTGATGTAAATGATAATGCGAATAACCGATTGGCAAAAAATCAAAATGGCGCAGATATTCCTGATAAGAGCGGGTTTGTGAAAAACCTCGGCTTATCGGAAACAGTGGAATTGGCGAAAAATGCGGTATCGGCCAATGGCGGGAATTATCCACAGTATTTTAGGTTTAAACAGGTTGAAACACTGCCCACCGAACGTAATGCGACGATGTTAGTTTCTTTGCAGGGAGCCAGACCGCAAAATGGGCTAGTCGGGTTTACGCATTACAACTGGTATGACAATTATATTAAAACAGGTATTGTGCGTGGTGGTAATGTTAATACCTACGGATATGCGATAGATATTAATGACAAACGGGTTTTTTCTGTTTCTCCTGAGGGTTTGATTGAAGCCGCGTCAGCGAATATAAATGGGAACGCTAGGTTTAAACAGGTTGAAACACTGCCCACCGAACGTAATGCGACGATGTTAGTTTCTGAATCTGGTTTAAGATCGACGGGTACAATAGTCTCGTATACGCTTTACAATTGGTATGACAATTATGCTAAAGCCGGTATTGTGCGTGGTGGTAGTGCTAATACCTACGGATATGCGATAGATATTAATGACAAACGGGTTTTCTCTGTTTCTCCTGCGGGTCTGATGGAAGCCGCGTCAGCGAATATAAGGGGAAATGCGGGGGTTTTTAACATAACCCATGATACGGGTAAACATGCATATTTTCAGTTTATTGAGGAAGCAAAAAGGACGGCCTATGTTGGATTCCCGAGTGACGGCTCACCGGATTTTGATATTTGTAACGAAAAAAAATCTAGCAAATTAACCATTGGTCGAGAGTTGGCGGCATATATTAATAATAATCGGGTTTTCTCTGTTTCTCCTGCGGGGCAGATTGATGCCGGGTCGGCAAATTTAAAGGGGGCCGGGGGTATTTTTAATATAATATATGACACGGGTAGACACGCATATTTTCAGTTTGTTGAGGGAGGAAAAAGAACTGCCTACATTGGAGTTCCAGGTGACGGCTCATCGGATTTTGATATTTGCAACGAAAAAAATTATGGCAGGCTGACAGTTGGCGAAAAGTTGAAATATAACGGTAATCCTATTGCTGTTTTTAATGATAACTGTATTGCTGATACTAACGGCAATCTTAAAATATCCAGCCCTGTAGTGAGTATTCATCCAGACGGCACTTATGAATTAACTCGCGAAGCGGAAGGTATGACTGTCGAGCGGATCGAGACAGGGAAATATCGCATCAGCGGCTGCAACGGTTTCGCTAAAGATGGAGCATGGGGAATTCACGGTGGTACAATTGTCCCGGCAGATAGCAACGGATTAAATTTGATTTGGGTTTGTGAATCAGTAGATCCATCTAATGGCAATATAACCATCGAATGTTATCATCGTCAAAATAAAGATGCGCCGATATTTGCTCAAAATAAACGTGTTAAGAGCGTTAATAGTGATGGAGAAGTCATTTATTATAATGATGGTGAACTCTGTGATATCCCCGATGGACGAGTGATTAATGTTCGAGTTCAACTGCCGGAAAAATCATAA
- a CDS encoding inverse autotransporter beta domain-containing protein: MSINRNSRNVINCKINKGVLIVCFLFAALMLLKSYPALSEPVKSLIGIENCQEYPEAVIEHNIDSKKQITEQASNKLHENVTYKEKKRSEPRRCGNFLSKRSVVGKNDSGEKPKILWLDEDSHKDGNHPLPPLILSHGTKILGLLNSDPKKLAQDYIVNKLNSQITSNTQKWLSQFGTAKINLNVDHRGRLDESSVDLLVPFYDDKDHWLVYSQYGYRHKDSRDTVNLGIGTRLFINNWMYGANTFYDNDLTGNNSRFSLGGELWTNYLKMSANAYFRLSDWHNARDLVNYYERPANGYDLIADMYLPSMPSLGAKIKYEQYFGDNVALFGKNKRQKDPYAATIGVNYTPIPLITAGIDYKLGKEGKSDGIFSFNVNYRFGVPLSEQLSPENVSSLRSLAGSRYDLVERNNNIILNYLKKQQHFRLLVPVIEISSYGGEVKPIQIQSDTPFKNVTWDIPELFQKNGGMINIESTHGYTIQLPEYQPDGKNDYTITGTSKDDQLRVQIQAHVLQRNISLSVNTTDPLIADGNAKYVYTATLLGADKKTPIENAKLIWDTDKKDPGLKLKPDSEATDKNGQQTATLTSTTPLSDIQVSVRINGERVTTDKKVSFTESSSSYRVTGVTVGVDKDKKRYNNGADSYTFTATVVDGHGKPVADKLIDIDWQTDSKVDGLKLTKQNNSVSNAQGQVTATLTSTAAVENVQVSAKTASQQTAVNANGKVSFTEFSTSYYVASVTMEVDKDKVRYNNGSDSYTFTATVKDGHGNLVMGQPVNIDWQTDPKADGLKLTKQNNSVSNAQGQVTATLTSTAAVENVQVSAKTASQQTAVNANGKVSFTEFSTSYYVASVTVEVDKDKAHYNNGSDSYTFTATVKDGHGNLVVGQPVNIDWQTNPKADGLKLTKQSNSVSNAQGQVTATLTSTVAVENVQVSAKTASQQTAVNANGKVSFTEFSTSYYVASVTVEVDKDKAHYNNGSDSYTFTATVKDGHGNLVVGQPVNIDWQTDPKADGLKLTKQNNSVSNAQGQVTATLISTAAVKDVQVSAKAVANPSWVEADRKVSFEELSLSYQVTGVTVEVDKDEKRYNNGTDSYTFTATVVDAHGKPVADKPIDIDWQTNPKADGLTLTKQSNPVSNAQGQVTAILTSTAAVKDVQVSAKAAANPSWVDADRKVSFEELSLSYQVTGVTVEVDKDKAHYNNGTDSYTFTATVVDGHGKPVADKPIDIDWQTEPTVEGLKLTKQNNSVSNAQGQVTATLTSTAAVENVQVSAKTASQKTAENANGKVSFTEFSASYYVASVTVEVDKDEKHYNNGTDSYIFTATVKDGHGNLVVGQPVDIDWQTDPKADGLKLTKQNNSVSNAQGQVTATLTSTVVAIDVQVSAKTATQQTPVNVDKKVSFISPDELASLTVSPDHVTEGEGEGHTYTFTATVKDFSGQAKSGITVAWSAANSKGVTITDKNLVTQVVGDGKTDADGKAQYQVYSKSGGFVAVMVTAKVNDSSVGSKNKTVEIKANEQDVTDFFIMDYDTKDGKGPGRSVPKERMNFAWPKMRFEPEYLPGELTIAGYTGVYDSSNRNVVDVDGHYFQVKKAGTATLTTTFTHPESGRYLKYIIPDVKIDHFVIVDSSSTGPGIGSAYSKDRIDTSKPLPSCTRGNRIKESDLGGSIDYLVKDLNLNLIDKGLLGDPRASLNSNGITMGGLQINDESIQVHLLKEKDPNAIFYVVLCEE; this comes from the coding sequence ATGAGCATCAATCGTAATTCTCGTAATGTAATAAATTGTAAGATAAATAAAGGTGTGCTAATCGTCTGTTTTTTATTTGCAGCGCTTATGCTACTAAAAAGTTATCCTGCTTTATCTGAACCAGTAAAGTCTTTGATTGGTATTGAAAATTGCCAGGAATACCCAGAGGCAGTTATAGAGCATAATATTGATAGCAAAAAACAGATAACCGAGCAGGCTAGCAATAAGTTACACGAAAACGTTACTTATAAAGAGAAAAAGCGATCAGAGCCGAGGAGATGTGGTAATTTTTTATCAAAGAGAAGCGTAGTAGGAAAAAACGATAGCGGTGAAAAACCAAAAATACTGTGGTTAGACGAAGATAGTCATAAAGACGGTAATCACCCCCTCCCTCCTTTAATTTTATCTCATGGCACTAAAATCCTTGGATTATTAAATTCAGATCCGAAAAAATTGGCACAGGATTATATTGTTAATAAATTAAACAGTCAGATAACAAGTAATACCCAGAAGTGGTTATCACAGTTTGGTACAGCTAAAATTAATTTAAATGTTGATCATCGTGGGCGACTGGATGAAAGTTCTGTAGACTTACTCGTTCCTTTTTATGATGATAAAGATCATTGGCTTGTTTATAGTCAATATGGCTATCGTCATAAAGATAGCCGTGACACTGTGAATTTAGGCATTGGCACCCGTTTATTCATAAATAACTGGATGTATGGGGCGAACACTTTTTACGATAATGATTTAACTGGTAATAATAGCCGATTCAGCTTGGGTGGTGAACTATGGACTAACTACCTAAAGATGTCTGCTAACGCCTATTTTCGCCTGAGTGATTGGCATAACGCCCGTGATTTAGTCAATTATTATGAGCGCCCTGCCAATGGTTATGACCTTATTGCCGACATGTATTTACCTTCAATGCCGTCACTCGGTGCCAAAATAAAATATGAACAATATTTTGGTGATAATGTTGCATTATTCGGAAAGAACAAGAGACAAAAAGATCCCTATGCGGCAACTATTGGGGTAAATTATACCCCAATTCCACTGATCACAGCAGGGATTGACTATAAATTAGGAAAAGAGGGAAAAAGTGATGGTATATTTTCATTCAATGTGAATTACCGATTTGGTGTTCCGTTGTCAGAACAACTTTCACCAGAAAATGTCTCTTCACTACGAAGCTTGGCCGGCAGTCGTTACGACTTAGTTGAAAGAAATAATAATATTATTTTGAATTATCTGAAAAAACAGCAACATTTTAGGTTACTGGTCCCTGTAATAGAAATTAGTAGTTACGGTGGTGAAGTTAAACCAATACAAATTCAATCTGATACTCCATTCAAAAATGTGACTTGGGATATACCTGAATTATTCCAGAAGAATGGCGGGATGATAAATATAGAAAGTACTCATGGTTATACCATTCAGTTACCGGAATATCAGCCTGATGGAAAAAATGACTATACTATAACAGGTACAAGTAAAGATGATCAGCTGAGGGTGCAAATACAAGCTCATGTATTACAACGTAATATCTCTTTGAGTGTTAATACAACCGATCCTTTAATTGCTGATGGAAATGCGAAATATGTCTATACAGCTACCCTGCTTGGCGCTGACAAAAAAACGCCGATAGAAAATGCCAAATTGATTTGGGATACGGATAAAAAAGATCCTGGATTGAAATTAAAGCCTGATTCAGAAGCAACAGATAAAAATGGACAACAGACTGCAACATTAACCAGTACAACGCCATTATCCGATATACAAGTTAGCGTCAGGATTAATGGCGAACGTGTTACTACGGATAAAAAAGTCAGTTTTACGGAGTCCAGCAGCAGCTATCGAGTCACCGGCGTGACGGTGGGTGTGGATAAAGACAAGAAGCGCTACAACAACGGTGCTGACAGTTATACCTTCACGGCGACGGTGGTAGATGGGCATGGCAAGCCGGTGGCGGATAAACTAATCGACATTGACTGGCAGACAGACTCAAAGGTTGACGGACTAAAACTGACGAAACAGAACAACTCGGTGAGTAACGCGCAGGGACAGGTGACTGCGACCTTAACCAGCACGGCGGCGGTGGAGAATGTGCAGGTATCGGCGAAAACAGCCAGCCAGCAGACGGCGGTGAACGCGAACGGCAAAGTCAGTTTTACGGAGTTCAGCACCAGCTATTATGTCGCCAGCGTGACGATGGAAGTGGATAAAGACAAAGTACGCTACAACAACGGCAGTGACAGTTATACCTTCACGGCGACAGTAAAGGACGGGCACGGCAATCTGGTGATGGGTCAACCGGTCAACATTGACTGGCAGACAGATCCAAAGGCTGACGGACTAAAACTGACGAAACAGAACAACTCGGTGAGTAACGCGCAGGGACAGGTGACTGCGACCTTAACCAGCACGGCGGCGGTGGAGAATGTGCAGGTATCGGCGAAAACAGCCAGCCAGCAGACGGCGGTGAACGCGAACGGCAAAGTCAGTTTTACGGAGTTCAGCACCAGCTATTATGTCGCCAGCGTGACGGTGGAAGTGGATAAAGACAAGGCGCACTACAACAACGGCAGTGACAGTTATACCTTCACAGCGACAGTGAAGGACGGGCACGGCAATCTGGTGGTGGGTCAACCGGTCAACATTGACTGGCAGACAAATCCAAAGGCTGACGGGTTAAAACTGACGAAACAGAGCAATTCGGTGAGTAACGCGCAGGGGCAGGTGACCGCGACCTTAACCAGTACAGTGGCGGTGGAGAATGTGCAGGTATCGGCGAAAACAGCCAGCCAGCAGACGGCGGTGAACGCGAACGGCAAAGTCAGTTTTACGGAGTTCAGCACCAGCTATTATGTCGCCAGCGTGACGGTGGAAGTGGATAAAGACAAGGCGCACTACAACAACGGCAGTGACAGTTATACCTTCACGGCGACAGTGAAGGACGGGCACGGCAATCTGGTGGTGGGTCAACCGGTCAACATTGACTGGCAGACAGATCCAAAGGCTGACGGGCTAAAACTGACGAAACAGAACAACTCGGTGAGTAACGCGCAGGGACAGGTGACCGCGACCTTAATCAGCACGGCGGCGGTGAAGGATGTGCAGGTATCGGCGAAGGCGGTGGCGAACCCGTCATGGGTCGAGGCTGATCGAAAGGTGAGCTTTGAGGAGCTGAGCCTCAGCTATCAAGTCACCGGCGTGACGGTGGAAGTGGATAAAGACGAGAAGCGCTATAACAACGGTACTGACAGTTATACCTTCACGGCGACGGTAGTGGATGCGCATGGCAAGCCGGTAGCGGATAAGCCAATCGACATTGACTGGCAGACAAACCCGAAGGCTGATGGGTTAACCCTGACGAAACAAAGCAATCCGGTGAGTAACGCGCAGGGACAGGTGACGGCGATCTTAACCAGCACGGCGGCGGTGAAGGATGTGCAGGTATCGGCGAAGGCGGCGGCGAACCCGTCATGGGTCGATGCTGATCGAAAGGTGAGCTTTGAGGAGCTGAGTCTCAGTTATCAAGTCACCGGCGTGACGGTGGAAGTGGATAAAGATAAGGCGCACTACAACAACGGCACTGACAGTTATACCTTCACGGCGACGGTGGTGGATGGGCATGGCAAGCCGGTAGCGGATAAACCGATCGACATTGACTGGCAGACAGAGCCAACGGTTGAGGGGTTAAAGCTGACGAAACAGAACAACTCAGTGAGTAACGCGCAGGGACAGGTGACGGCGACCTTAACCAGTACAGCGGCGGTGGAGAATGTGCAGGTATCGGCGAAAACAGCCAGCCAGAAGACGGCGGAGAATGCGAACGGCAAAGTCAGTTTTACGGAGTTCAGCGCCAGCTATTATGTCGCCAGCGTGACGGTGGAAGTGGATAAAGACGAGAAGCACTACAACAACGGTACTGACAGTTATATCTTCACGGCGACAGTGAAGGATGGGCACGGCAATCTGGTGGTGGGTCAACCGGTCGACATTGACTGGCAGACAGATCCAAAGGCTGACGGGTTAAAACTGACGAAACAGAACAACTCAGTGAGTAATGCGCAGGGACAGGTGACCGCGACCTTAACCAGTACAGTGGTAGCGATTGATGTACAAGTGTCCGCAAAAACAGCTACTCAGCAGACGCCGGTGAATGTAGATAAAAAAGTCAGTTTTATCAGCCCTGATGAGCTTGCTTCTCTTACTGTTAGCCCAGATCACGTAACAGAAGGAGAAGGCGAGGGGCATACTTATACCTTCACTGCCACAGTAAAAGATTTTTCCGGGCAGGCGAAAAGCGGTATTACGGTGGCCTGGAGTGCAGCAAATAGTAAGGGAGTCACCATTACTGATAAAAACTTGGTAACTCAGGTAGTGGGTGATGGTAAAACAGATGCTGATGGGAAAGCGCAATATCAGGTATATAGTAAAAGTGGCGGGTTTGTTGCTGTTATGGTAACGGCCAAAGTGAATGATTCATCTGTTGGTTCTAAGAATAAAACGGTAGAAATTAAGGCTAATGAGCAGGATGTTACTGACTTCTTTATAATGGATTATGACACTAAAGATGGAAAAGGACCCGGGCGTTCGGTTCCAAAAGAAAGAATGAATTTTGCTTGGCCAAAAATGAGGTTTGAACCCGAGTATTTGCCTGGAGAATTAACTATAGCTGGTTATACTGGAGTATATGACTCAAGTAATAGGAACGTAGTTGATGTGGATGGACATTATTTTCAAGTTAAAAAAGCAGGAACGGCTACATTAACTACGACGTTTACACACCCAGAATCTGGCCGGTATTTAAAATATATTATTCCCGATGTGAAAATTGATCACTTTGTAATTGTTGATTCTAGCTCGACAGGGCCGGGGATTGGTTCCGCTTACTCGAAGGATCGTATTGACACGAGTAAGCCTTTACCTAGTTGTACAAGAGGAAATAGGATAAAGGAGAGTGATCTTGGTGGTTCAATTGATTATTTGGTTAAGGATTTGAATTTGAATCTTATTGATAAGGGTTTATTAGGAGATCCACGAGCTTCGTTAAATTCTAACGGAATAACAATGGGAGGGCTACAAATAAATGACGAAAGTATTCAGGTTCATTTGTTGAAGGAGAAAGATCCAAATGCAATTTTTTATGTGGTTTTATGTGAAGAGTAG